gagataaaaagagaaaaataaataataaataataaataataaaaataatatcaataataatatgttaaagaaaataataaaaatttaagtagCACCAAAAGATAACttaataaaacccaaaaataaaacatCCATTCACGCATAGAGACTCGAACACATGACTTTTAGCAACTTAACACTCTctttaaccactagaccagcagtcCCATTCTTGTCACTAAATTGCACAATCAATCACATGTGTGCAACCCTCTCACTACCCCTAAGCTCAAAACTtcaaacttctaggcccaaaattcggggcgttacacatacgctatgttagtccaataatcgactaaattgtagctctgatactaataaatgtaacacccttaacctgtatcctacgccagaacagggttatggagcattactgaacttataattcaaacatttcaaattcatttcTCATTCCAAACAAAAAAacattcaaattcattcatatagtccctaatacgagccctcgaggcccaaaatagaaattgaaaatggttcgggactaaacggAGTACTgaaggaatttttagaaaaaacatgaaaaattttcaaagtgcaggggacacacgcccgtatggattgaccatgtggcacaagtcagtatattCTCCAGTTTTCACATCGCCTAGCACAAGGCTTGGCACAAGGGCATGTGAGTCCAATTTGAAGAGTACACGGCCTAGCGCACtggcgtgtggtctggccgtgtgactcaagtcagtgagttacacggggtaggacatgggctgggacatgggctgggacacgactgtgtgtccctatttcaaatgcccacatggcctgagacacgagtgtgtgtcccttgcactttgaaaattttccatgtttttctaaaaattccttaagtactcagtttagtctcgaactacttttaatgtctattttgggccttgagggctcgtattagggactttatgaatggatttgaatgtttttttttgtttggaatgagaaatgaatttgaaatgtttgaattataagtctggtaatactccgtaaccttgttTCAGCGTCGgatacgagttagaggtgttataaactaattttaaaaaatcaatatataGGTGGGCCAGGTTGGGCCCAAGTTTACCTTTCTTAAATGGGGTTAGGCTTGGGCAAGAAagtaagcccattttttgggccgaGCTCAACCTTGAAAAATTGGTCTAGATACCTTGCATGGGCTCGACCTGAACCTAGTTTGGcctggcccatgagcacctctatatTAGAGTAGTTGACTTGGGAACCAATACAGATTAATTGGGTGGTTGAATCGgttaaaccattttttttaatatttttatttttatgattttttaataatttatttaatagaacCAAACAGACCAATCGAACCAAGTGGACTAACAAACCGGTGGCCTAATTAGTACAATCATATAATTTGATTTACTTAAGAATTAATTAAAAGGCAGggatttataaattaaaattgtggaaattacaatataaatgaaatttttgaatatttgtaCTACATTAAATTGAATGCATGAAgctttttttattgtttgaataaGAAGTCAGATGGGTTGACTAATGAACTGATTGAATTAGTTGAATCAATTctatctatttttaaatatttttatttttaataatttattcaattgaattgATTGGACCGATTGAATAGGTTGAACATGAAACCAGAGGTCTGACCGGTTTGTTTACGGGTCAAATTTTAAAAACCTTGAGCTTCGTCGATGAtatattataagtaaaattaATTGTTCATATATTAAAAGAAGTGTGAAAGAAGAGAGAAcaaaaaaattctcatgtttttTTAAtcaatcttaaattttaaaatagattttaaaatccaaaatttattttttatgaaattgaacttGTATCCACAcaaattcaaatcaattttttattatttgttgtattcaaatcaaaactttttatttattattaaaaaaattaaaattttaaattcaaattcaaatttttgataTGAAATCATGATTTCCAAAAATAactatatttgattaaattttgtttttcattttgctGTCTTAAGTTACTCTAAGAGAAGTTACCATTGGTATACTTTATAGAATCCTTTCTTAGCCATAATcaacataattaattattatcatgGATGAAGTCATGAATTTGATATTGGAGCtaaaataagttataaaaattttgtagtaaaattaagaaatttaCTTTTAAAGGTTTAAATGGAACTATTGATTATTGTGAGGAATTAAAAATGTTATAACTTCATTAATAGAGTTCACATCAattcaaattttttgaatttttaaatgtcGACATAATAAATTATTACTAAACCATATTAAATTAGTTTGGTTTGGATTtcaagtttttatattatttttgagcTCTGAGTTTTTGGACTTTATTTAAGCAAAATTGTTTTTGGATTTGTACATTtcaactttaattaaataaaattatctttgtctTATATTTCTTAGACACTATTTgacaattttaaatttgtttcaattatacataaaatctcaattaatatatttatctaaaaaataatttgtaaaatctataattataaatggctattaaaaatctaattaaatctTGATTTAATCACTTTCAATTTTCACTGAAAATAATCAAAtgctaaattatttgtattttataactCTTAACGTATAATGACTTCTAAAAAACACCCAACTTGAAAATGTTAATAATGATAACCagaattttataagttttaacaacaataataaaagaaCACAATACATAGTAagtaaaaaaaagatgaacatttGAATTCTTGGAAGTTTtaataacaacaataaataaGTAATGAATTCGTGAGAGATTGACACTGAAAATagatttaaagtttttatttttacttaattatagaatatgtaaatgtataataaaagttatatttagaatttagaagCAATGAGTTTTGTTTGGGTTTTAAATGAGTTTATATAttaagtttatatgtttaaaaaatattggatttttctttgaaatttttaaatggttATTTTTGGATTTTTCACATCCTAATGGAATAAACCAAAAGTGAACTAAATTGATGTGGCATAATAACATCATCAAATCGAAACTTAAACCAAATAGAACTATAAAGAAAACTCGAACCAAACCAAATTGTTGGTTCAACTTGGTTTCTTGATTTGGTCTATCCATGAAATCAAGAGGTCAAGGCTCTTACTTGTTTTTTGGCTATAAGCTTGATTACAAGCGGTAATTAAACTCAAATTGATAAACAATAATATATCTCAATGATTAACTAGAATACGTAAGTAAACTCACACATGGTGACATTTGAATATAGAGAATTTAGTTAGTTATTTACAAGTATATATtaatttgagtaaaatttgaagtttatattttgaatttaattgaacTTAAGTAACTATATTTGATATTAGTACCATGTATCCATTTGACTTAAATTCATCTATAAACACTTCTAATTTCTAAGTAAGTGTtagcttttttttgtttttaactttgttgatttcttttttttacttcaatttcAATTGAGATTAATGGATGACGATGTGTGTGTTAGTGCATTCGTACTTAACTTTCAGGTAAACTTTATTTTATAGGTAGCATCGTATGTTGGATACAGATTAAGAATGACCCAACTTTAGGTtccactttttctttcttttcatgtattttatttttatagtatttttcTTCCTTCTCAACAATTGTGTAACTATTCATGGTATCAAAGtcatttttttactttatattattccatggaagttttttttcctttttttttattagaaaaagcattttttttcccttctttaaaACTACTTTATGTGGAGGTTGTGAAAGGAATGGTAGATAAAACTCTTTCAAGTTTcggatgaaaagaaaataaacatatttgCAAAGCTAAGATTCTACACCTGCTCATGAGACGAGTAGGGCTCGTCCGAAAAATGAGaagatttgagtaaaaatataggcccgaaaaataggtTTCGGTAAAAAATAAGACTCGTTTAGAAATGAGTCAGGCCTCGGGTAAAACATTTTTGGCCCAAGCCTAGCTCGGCTTGAATTCACAAAATGACAAAAAATCTGCtacttttcttgttgttttctctctattttgctactatttcactattatgttactacttttttgttgttattgtttgaatattgtataacaattattttattgttaattttgttattattttagagggatttacttgttaagttgtatctatattagtattatttaagtatgcatattttttaaaatttattttcaatttgttgggaaatatttattttaatatttttagtatttttaatgtattatatatttaaaaattatataacaaattaaTACATACAGGCTGAGTTGGGTCTAAGTTCTAACATTTTTAtctgagttaaatttaaataaaattttagatctATTTTCAGGCTAGGCTAAGCCCAAATCTAATAAACAGACCTAATTTTTTGTTGGGCCTAGCCGACCCACGAGCACCTCTACATAAGACACATCGGCTGCATGCCCTATCCCTTTTACAGCCATGCTGGCCATAAACCCAAAAATATTCATCATATATACTCTCTTCCcttgaattttcttttatcttttcctTTTAGTACCAAGCGTAAAACATTATGCCATTACATGTATCTTGTCGACTTTTTGTTTTCAATATAGTTATGTCaaacatttatataaaaataactcctcaaaaaaaaaatttaaaacattcttGTCAAACATATATCCATACCCGATACTAGCATCGGATTCCGAATGTACCTTATCTGCTAAAGTTCTTATTACCAATCTTGGCAGCAAAGATGGGTTGATAGAATAAAGGGCACTCTCCAAGAATAACACTGGTTTGACACTGAAAGCAAGAGTTGATGTGGTTTTGGCTTAAGTCACAAGGCACGATCTAGAAGCATGTTATACTTGGTTAATGATTTCAATTGCCTCCTGCTGCCATTGATGTTAGTATTAGGAAACTACTCATTTAATTTCTATTCATGGCAGCTGGTAGATTCAGTTCATTTATACATCTTCTAGTTCAAGCAAATTATAGCTTTTAAGCTCCATGTGAAAGGTTAACCCATTTGCTGGTAAGTTTTTTATTCTATATGCTATTATGCTTTTAAAAAGGAATATAATACTCATCTTAAGTTATTCACAACCCCACTTTGATGTTTCTAATTCTAGCCCCTTATTCTGTTCCCCTAGATTCTAGACCAACTTGGAAATCATTCCTTACTCTCTGATATAGCAAAGTGCATTGCAAATCATGCATCAatatattgtattttattattattattgtaagtGACATCTACAAAGGTATGAGGTGGCTAACATGCATTGGAGCCCacggaatttttattttattttggggtCCAAAATCAGTACATTTTGTATAGCAAGTCAGCAACAATCACAGAAAAAGGACAGGTAACTTAAAGCAGGATAGTTTTAACAATTCAGAATCACATATCTTTATGTGTTTGGTGACTAACTACTTCATAATCATATTACTAAAACAGAGAAAATATGCTGGCCACCTCAGCCATTTCAGCATCAACCTCACACATTAAAATAATCCATATAAATAGGTCCTATCAGCCACTATGAATTGTGCATCAACTGTTTTTCATCCATTACTCTAAGGTATCATTGCACTATGATGTTTAATTGTTTTCTTGCTGATTGTTTTCTTCTAATAAGAGTTTTTGAGACTGTTCTCTCTTGGTTTATGTGGTTAATATTAATGGGACTGCCTTGCTTTCATCATAATCTTAGTGGAATTTGCTGAATATGCTTTCATTCTCAAAATGAAGACACAAGGCTATTTTGTCTATAAATAATTAAGCTCTAAGCTCTAGTCTCTGCTCTTCCATAGCTTTTCTTGATGGGTTCATTAGGTCTCTCTCAGATTCTATAATTTTACTGCTAAATATGCATAGGACTGCAGGGTTATGTCTGATGgaacttcttttctttttcttacagGTACAGTCATGAAGATGGACACTGTTGGGAGGGCCGCTGGAGCTAAATATGAATGCTTgctttttggtatatatatgtagcACGATTAATCATTAAGAACAAAATCATGTGATATAACAGTTTTAGCTCAATCATCCTCTGGTTTTCAGGCTTTTAGAACTATTTCTGATTTCTGGGTTCCGATTATGATTTACAGACATGGATGATACTCTATACCCCTTGAGTACAGGTTTCAACTTGGCTTGCCGCAAGAACATAGAAGGTATGGCCCTAAAACatatacatgattttttttttgttacgaTACAAgcaatttgacttgttttaatgGTAGAATTCATGCTGAAATACCTGAATATTGAAGAAAGTGAAGTTCCAAGAATGTGCTTGGAATTATACAGGGAATATGGAACAACAATGGCTGGTTTAAAGGTGCCTGAGAATATTATTCTGTCCTAAATCCCTTCTTTTGTCGGTTCTTTTTTTTAGCTCCTTTTGCCCTTgtctgccaaaaaaaaaaaagagcaacgGATTCACCGTTCATGCATCTGAAAATTAGAGTCCCAAATGCCAAAATTTCAGGTTCTGGGATATGAATTTGACAACGATGAGTTTCATGCCTATGCTCATGGAAGATTGCCATACGAAACACTGAGACCAGATCCTGTGTTAAGGAACCTTCTGCTTGCCATGCCACAGCGGAAAATAGTAAGTGAAAGTATGAATTCCtttcaattaaaccaaaaaaaaaaaaaaatagttgattGAGAAAACATATCTTGTCTGTTCTAAGATGTTCATATCTTGTCTGTTCTAAGATGTTTCTTTATGTTTAGATCTTCACGAATGCTGATAAGGCACATGCGCTACAAGTTCTGAAAAGATTGGCCTTGGAAGATTGTTTTGAAGGCATCATATGCTTTGAAACACTTAACCACCCTCCGCTGCAACCACCT
The Gossypium hirsutum isolate 1008001.06 chromosome A07, Gossypium_hirsutum_v2.1, whole genome shotgun sequence genome window above contains:
- the LOC107953008 gene encoding uncharacterized protein C24B11.05 isoform X2, with amino-acid sequence MKMDTVGRAAGAKYECLLFDMDDTLYPLSTGFNLACRKNIEEFMLKYLNIEESEVPRMCLELYREYGTTMAGLKVLGYEFDNDEFHAYAHGRLPYETLRPDPVLRNLLLAMPQRKIIFTNADKAHALQVLKRLALEDCFEGIICFETLNHPPLQPPALKSPILCKPSLEAFEAAIRVANLDPKKTIFFDDSARNIASGKAAGLHTVIVGNSTLVPGADHALRSIHNIKEAIPEIWDGDEEQMEQVIQAAAVETVVLA
- the LOC107953008 gene encoding uncharacterized protein C24B11.05 isoform X1; translation: MGSLGTVMKMDTVGRAAGAKYECLLFDMDDTLYPLSTGFNLACRKNIEEFMLKYLNIEESEVPRMCLELYREYGTTMAGLKVLGYEFDNDEFHAYAHGRLPYETLRPDPVLRNLLLAMPQRKIIFTNADKAHALQVLKRLALEDCFEGIICFETLNHPPLQPPALKSPILCKPSLEAFEAAIRVANLDPKKTIFFDDSARNIASGKAAGLHTVIVGNSTLVPGADHALRSIHNIKEAIPEIWDGDEEQMEQVIQAAAVETVVLA